Proteins encoded in a region of the Zunongwangia endophytica genome:
- a CDS encoding glycosyltransferase family 9 protein produces MKILVIQQKMIGDVLTSSILFEALREAYPEAQLHYLIYPHTKAVVENNPFIDKVIFGKEDLPFYKLVSQISKENYYAIIDVYSTLKTAIITNTSGADYKIGFKKAYTTPFYTHVFSRNIQAETNAGAAIEKRMQLLKPIIKDAPIQIKPKIYLSATEKNKAKESLLNGGIKLSDSIYMIGALGSSEKKTYPLSYLAMVLDHIAAKENTSFLLNYIPSQKDQIEKLLAFCNSTTREKIYTDIYGKSLREFLALTSFCDGIIGNEGGAINMAKALDIPSFAIFSPALNKANWNIYEDGKHNVSVHLKDFEPQIFLDKDQEYLHKNVFELYEQFLPNYMEKQLDNFLKLNSK; encoded by the coding sequence ATGAAAATACTGGTAATACAGCAAAAAATGATTGGGGACGTTCTTACGTCCTCAATTTTATTTGAAGCACTTCGGGAAGCTTATCCCGAGGCGCAATTGCATTACCTAATTTATCCGCACACCAAAGCAGTTGTAGAAAATAATCCCTTTATAGATAAAGTAATATTTGGAAAGGAAGACCTTCCTTTTTATAAACTAGTTTCTCAGATTAGTAAAGAAAATTATTACGCTATAATCGATGTTTATTCCACTTTAAAAACTGCTATTATTACAAATACATCTGGAGCAGATTATAAAATTGGTTTTAAAAAAGCCTATACTACTCCTTTTTACACGCATGTTTTTAGTAGAAATATACAGGCAGAAACAAATGCTGGCGCAGCAATAGAAAAGAGGATGCAGTTACTAAAACCCATCATCAAAGATGCGCCAATCCAAATAAAGCCGAAAATATATTTAAGTGCTACTGAAAAGAATAAAGCAAAAGAAAGTTTATTAAATGGAGGAATTAAACTTTCAGATTCCATTTATATGATTGGAGCTTTAGGAAGTTCTGAAAAGAAAACTTATCCACTCTCCTATTTAGCCATGGTCTTGGATCATATCGCAGCTAAAGAAAATACGTCCTTTTTGCTGAACTATATTCCCAGTCAAAAAGACCAAATCGAGAAATTACTGGCCTTCTGTAACAGTACCACACGAGAAAAAATCTACACCGATATTTACGGAAAAAGTCTTCGTGAATTCTTAGCGCTTACTAGTTTCTGCGATGGTATTATTGGCAATGAAGGTGGTGCCATCAATATGGCAAAAGCTTTAGACATTCCGTCATTTGCCATATTTTCTCCAGCTTTAAATAAAGCCAATTGGAATATTTATGAAGATGGAAAACACAATGTTTCTGTTCATTTAAAAGATTTCGAACCACAAATATTCTTAGATAAAGACCAGGAATATTTACATAAAAATGTTTTTGAACTTTACGAGCAATTTTTGCCTAATTACATGGAGAAGCAATTAGATAATTTTCTAAAACTGAATTCCAAATGA